GCGCGAAGACCTTCGCAACCGGCTGATCAGGCTGATCGGTGAGCGGGAAATCCATCTGACAACGCCGGCAATCGATGATGTCGCGCACCGGCTCAGTCGTTACCTGCTCACGCAGTCGCTCGTGAACGCGGGAGTCGGGCTGGTTGTGGGCGTGGGCCTCTTCCTGCTGGGAATGCAGAACGCACCGTTGTGGGGGTTCACGGTCGCGGTTCTTCGATTCGTGCCGTACGTCGGAACGTGGATCGGGTCGGCGTTCCCGATCGCCATCTCATTCGCGGTGTCGGAGGGGTGGCGAGAGCCGCTCATGGTCGCCGGTCTTGTCATCACGGCCGAAGTGATCGGGGGGAGTTTCATCGAGCCATTGGTTGTCGGCTCGGGTACGGGGCTTTCACCGCTCGCGGTCCTTGTTTCGGCCGTGTTCTGGGCGTGGCTCTGGGGTCCGATCGGGCTGATTCTTTCAACGCCGATTGCGGTCTGCCTGTCGGTACTCGGACGGCACGTGCCGCGGCTGTCTTTTCTCAACATACTCCTTGGAGACGATCCGGTCCTGCAGCCCGAGACCCGGTTCTACCAGCGATTGCTGGCGGGAGATCAGGATGAGGCCTCGAGAATCGTGGAAGAGTTCGCGAAGGGTAAAGAGCCGGCCGAGGTATGCGATGAACTGGTGATCCCGGCTCTTCGACTCGCGGAAATCGATCGGCACCGCGGAGAACTCGACGAACGCCAGGTGCAGGCGGTGCGCGACGTGCTCGGCGCGATCGTTGACGATCTCGGGGCGGAGTCATTGAGCGCGGAAGACGCTGCCTCCGAACTTCGCTCGGAAGCCACGCCGGTGTTCTGCGTTCCGGTGCACGACCTGGCGGACGAGCTTTCCGCGCGGATGCTCGCGATTCTTCTGAACGAGCGGGGCGTGGCGGCGGAATCTCTTTTGCTTCGAGGTTCGGTTCGCGCCCTGC
The DNA window shown above is from Phycisphaeraceae bacterium and carries:
- a CDS encoding AI-2E family transporter; the encoded protein is MARSNQSRNRVPLIVGCVAVVLALYLGRKVLVPIALAVFVAFVLAPIVRALERIHLPRMLAVALTVGVATISIGALGWLIEQQAVEVAGNLHDYRDNIARKLTAVRPSKHSPLAKAGTAIEELGKEITKPAEDQAAVEKLRVPLEQTPLEVRVVEDPTPPVTYARDYLGPVLARLATAAMVIVFAVFMLQRREDLRNRLIRLIGEREIHLTTPAIDDVAHRLSRYLLTQSLVNAGVGLVVGVGLFLLGMQNAPLWGFTVAVLRFVPYVGTWIGSAFPIAISFAVSEGWREPLMVAGLVITAEVIGGSFIEPLVVGSGTGLSPLAVLVSAVFWAWLWGPIGLILSTPIAVCLSVLGRHVPRLSFLNILLGDDPVLQPETRFYQRLLAGDQDEASRIVEEFAKGKEPAEVCDELVIPALRLAEIDRHRGELDERQVQAVRDVLGAIVDDLGAESLSAEDAASELRSEATPVFCVPVHDLADELSARMLAILLNERGVAAESLLLRGSVRALLKDIEELPPAVLCICALPPGALLHTKVIWQQLRQRAPKHRVVVGLWDDAIDMESVRARLGRAADESVATTMRQASDKVAAMVANPLGEPDPHANGFAANQRTGDSRNTRPFDQMAKSGESNAG